From the genome of Verrucomicrobiia bacterium, one region includes:
- the tsaB gene encoding tRNA (adenosine(37)-N6)-threonylcarbamoyltransferase complex dimerization subunit type 1 TsaB encodes MRILALDFSSARRSAAVGNGSGSIREVAEQRPGHDMRPFDLIESALQAAARRREDIEVLAIGIGPGSYTGIRVAIALAQGWHLATDAKLLGISSVECMAAQIAIQEKEGQFQIVVDAQRGEFYRASYLAESGRAQVVTPLQIVTRAEVEHHASAGELIVGPEVTRWFPHGREVFPSAATLAQLAASRLDFVTAENLTPIYLRETTFVKAPPPRRLPL; translated from the coding sequence ATGAGAATTCTGGCGCTTGATTTCAGTTCCGCGCGACGGAGCGCCGCCGTTGGGAACGGCAGCGGCAGCATTCGGGAAGTTGCGGAGCAACGGCCCGGCCATGACATGCGCCCTTTCGATCTGATCGAGTCCGCCCTGCAAGCCGCCGCGCGGCGCCGGGAGGACATCGAAGTTCTGGCGATTGGAATCGGGCCGGGATCCTACACGGGAATCCGCGTGGCGATCGCCCTGGCGCAAGGCTGGCATTTGGCCACTGACGCAAAACTACTTGGAATCAGCAGCGTGGAGTGCATGGCGGCGCAGATTGCGATTCAGGAAAAGGAAGGTCAATTTCAGATCGTGGTGGACGCGCAACGCGGTGAATTTTATCGCGCCAGTTATCTTGCGGAGTCGGGCCGCGCGCAAGTGGTGACACCCTTGCAAATCGTCACACGCGCCGAAGTGGAACACCACGCCAGCGCGGGAGAGTTGATCGTCGGCCCGGAGGTGACGCGATGGTTTCCGCACGGGCGGGAGGTTTTCCCCTCCGCCGCTACGCTGGCTCAACTCGCGGCCTCGCGCTTGGATTTCGTGACGGCGGAAAACCTGACGCCCATTTACCTTCGGGAAACAACCTTCGTCAAAGCGCCACCGCCGCGCCGCCTGCCGCTTTAA
- a CDS encoding DedA family protein has product MRELLQPIVDWYFSVLSTWGVWAVVLLMAVESSIVPLPSEVVIPPAAHLAWTGEGISCLGWRLSGWPAQGAIVAAGTLGSWLGATLMYWLSRIAGRPFVLRYGKFIFISPEKVKGAERWAAHYGAMGIFAARLLPVVRHLIGIPAGIVRMNFWKYSFYTVLGSALWSAVLCWLGVKIGGDISNGEMHKVTFWLVGFVGVVGILYYFFVHRQMKPPSSDDAAD; this is encoded by the coding sequence ATGAGAGAACTGTTGCAACCAATCGTGGACTGGTATTTCAGCGTCCTCAGCACGTGGGGCGTTTGGGCCGTGGTGCTGTTGATGGCGGTGGAGAGTTCCATTGTGCCGTTGCCCAGTGAAGTGGTGATTCCCCCTGCCGCGCATCTGGCCTGGACGGGCGAAGGCATCTCCTGTCTGGGCTGGCGCTTGAGCGGCTGGCCGGCGCAAGGCGCGATCGTGGCTGCCGGCACCTTGGGATCCTGGCTGGGCGCAACGTTGATGTACTGGTTGTCGCGGATCGCCGGGCGCCCGTTTGTTCTGCGGTATGGAAAGTTTATTTTCATCAGTCCGGAAAAGGTGAAGGGCGCGGAGCGGTGGGCGGCGCATTACGGCGCCATGGGAATTTTCGCCGCACGATTGTTGCCGGTGGTGCGACATCTTATCGGGATTCCCGCTGGCATCGTGCGGATGAATTTTTGGAAGTATTCGTTCTACACCGTGCTGGGATCGGCGCTTTGGTCGGCGGTGTTATGCTGGTTGGGTGTGAAAATCGGCGGGGACATCAGCAACGGAGAAATGCACAAGGTGACGTTCTGGCTGGTCGGTTTTGTGGGCGTGGTTGGCATCCTTTATTACTTTTTCGTGCATCGCCAGATGAAGCCACCATCGTCCGATGACGCCGCCGACTGA
- the gnd gene encoding decarboxylating NADP(+)-dependent phosphogluconate dehydrogenase encodes MQPTGDIALIGLAVMGQNLILNMNDHGFTVVAYNRTIEKVDHFLANEARGTKVLGAHSIAEMVAKLKRPRRVMMLVKAGKPVDDFIEQLLPHLEPGDIIIDGGNSLFEDTNRRQQYVESKGLLYIGTGVSGGEEGARHGPSIMPGGSPAAWPHVKNILQAVAAKVEDGTPCCDWVGEQGAGHYVKMVHNGIEYGDMQLICEAYNIMKHGLGMSADEMHPVFAEWNQGELDSYLIEITRDILAHKDTDGTPLVDNILDTAGQKGTGKWTVINSQDLGIPITLIAEAVYSRCVSALKDERVKAARKLKGPRPVLGTIATNPEKKKAFINDIKNALYASKIISYAQGYMLMRAAAQQYKWNLNYGGIALMWRGGCIIRSRFLGKIKAAYDAKPKLSNLLLDDYFRAEIKKAQKGWRNVVATAAKKGIPAPAFSTALAFYDQYRSAILPANLLQAQRDYFGAHTYERVDKPRGEFFHTNWTGRGGTTSSSTYNV; translated from the coding sequence ATGCAACCTACAGGTGACATCGCTCTCATTGGTCTGGCCGTCATGGGCCAGAACCTCATCTTAAACATGAACGACCACGGCTTTACCGTCGTGGCTTACAATCGCACCATCGAAAAGGTGGATCACTTTCTGGCGAACGAGGCTCGGGGCACGAAAGTCCTCGGCGCCCATTCCATCGCGGAAATGGTTGCCAAGCTAAAACGGCCTCGTCGCGTGATGATGCTCGTCAAGGCGGGCAAGCCGGTGGATGATTTCATCGAACAACTCCTGCCGCACCTTGAGCCGGGCGACATCATTATTGATGGCGGCAACTCCCTCTTTGAGGATACCAATCGCCGCCAGCAATATGTCGAAAGCAAAGGGTTGCTCTACATCGGTACGGGCGTGAGCGGCGGCGAAGAAGGCGCGCGACACGGTCCCAGCATCATGCCGGGCGGTTCTCCCGCGGCCTGGCCGCATGTGAAAAATATCTTGCAGGCGGTTGCCGCCAAAGTAGAGGACGGCACGCCGTGTTGCGATTGGGTCGGCGAACAGGGCGCCGGCCATTACGTCAAGATGGTGCATAACGGCATTGAATACGGCGACATGCAACTCATTTGCGAAGCCTATAACATCATGAAGCACGGCCTGGGCATGAGCGCCGATGAAATGCACCCCGTCTTTGCCGAGTGGAATCAGGGTGAGCTGGACAGTTATCTGATTGAGATCACGCGCGACATCCTGGCGCACAAAGACACCGACGGCACGCCGCTGGTGGATAACATCCTCGACACCGCCGGCCAGAAAGGCACGGGTAAATGGACGGTGATCAATTCGCAGGACCTGGGGATTCCAATCACGTTGATCGCGGAAGCGGTTTATTCCCGTTGCGTTTCCGCCTTGAAGGACGAGCGCGTGAAAGCCGCGCGCAAATTGAAAGGACCGCGTCCGGTCCTGGGCACAATTGCCACCAATCCGGAAAAGAAAAAAGCGTTTATCAACGACATCAAAAACGCGCTTTACGCTTCAAAAATCATCAGTTACGCACAGGGTTACATGCTGATGCGCGCGGCGGCCCAGCAATACAAATGGAATTTGAATTACGGCGGAATTGCGTTGATGTGGCGGGGCGGCTGCATCATTCGCTCGCGCTTTCTCGGGAAAATCAAAGCGGCTTACGATGCCAAGCCCAAGCTCTCGAATCTGCTGTTGGATGATTATTTCCGCGCTGAAATCAAGAAGGCGCAAAAAGGCTGGCGCAACGTCGTGGCCACCGCCGCGAAGAAGGGGATCCCGGCGCCGGCATTCAGCACCGCACTGGCATTTTACGATCAGTATCGCAGCGCGATATTGCCCGCGAATCTGTTGCAGGCGCAGCGCGATTACTTCGGCGCGCACACTTACGAGCGCGTGGACAAACCGCGCGGCGAATTCTTCCATACCAATTGGACCGGGCGCGGCGGCACCACGAGCAGCAGCACCTACAATGTCTGA
- a CDS encoding HPr family phosphocarrier protein: MKQARVKVAWDRRFPMRAAVQMVQLARRFRSRILFRAEAQLADAQSILGILILASSLVSYVDVEVSGDDEQEAVQAMVEHFDHHQPPGQGA, from the coding sequence ATGAAACAAGCACGAGTAAAAGTGGCCTGGGACCGGCGGTTTCCCATGCGGGCAGCCGTTCAAATGGTGCAACTCGCGCGTCGGTTCCGTTCCCGCATCCTGTTCCGCGCGGAGGCGCAGTTGGCCGACGCCCAGAGTATTTTGGGAATCTTGATCCTGGCCTCGAGCCTGGTTTCTTACGTGGATGTCGAGGTTTCCGGCGACGACGAACAAGAGGCGGTTCAAGCCATGGTTGAGCATTTCGATCATCATCAACCACCGGGGCAGGGCGCGTAA
- a CDS encoding phosphodiester glycosidase family protein, whose translation MAIDQPMAASLRSIRRFVIGCVGLGLLGSHLASADSLTTEHPFPGVLLYSEVRTNPPQRLFVAEIDLTNPQLRLGVAPGGADPDGPGPWQTTLMRPTQIAMREKFDLVVNGDFFSIRRTNAAGAPGPGFRPTVWSSVSGPAMSAGQLWSPGTGERPALVVDRAGRVSIRPLQKPGANDWQIISGNVMLVQAGKVVKHNNQARHPRTVAGLNQSATKLILLVVDGRKPGVARGMSYAELAQEILARGGSEALNLDGGGSSVLAVRDPDQNTFRILNQPSDGRERAVANVLGLSVSPRPNP comes from the coding sequence ATGGCAATTGATCAACCGATGGCGGCTTCGCTCCGCTCCATTCGCCGCTTCGTAATCGGGTGCGTGGGATTGGGTTTGCTGGGTTCGCACCTGGCTTCCGCAGATAGCTTGACGACCGAGCATCCGTTTCCGGGCGTGTTGCTTTATTCCGAAGTGCGCACGAATCCGCCGCAGCGGCTGTTCGTGGCCGAGATTGATTTGACGAATCCGCAGTTGCGTTTGGGCGTTGCTCCCGGCGGCGCGGATCCGGATGGGCCAGGCCCGTGGCAGACCACGTTGATGCGCCCGACGCAAATCGCCATGCGGGAGAAATTCGATCTGGTGGTAAATGGAGACTTTTTCTCGATACGTCGAACCAACGCCGCGGGCGCACCGGGCCCCGGTTTTCGTCCCACGGTTTGGAGTTCCGTTTCGGGACCGGCCATGAGCGCGGGCCAGCTTTGGTCGCCGGGGACGGGCGAGCGTCCAGCTCTGGTGGTGGATCGCGCGGGTCGGGTGTCCATTCGCCCCCTGCAAAAACCAGGCGCGAACGATTGGCAGATCATTTCGGGAAACGTGATGCTGGTGCAGGCGGGGAAAGTCGTTAAACATAATAACCAGGCGCGGCATCCGCGCACTGTGGCGGGGCTGAATCAATCGGCCACCAAACTGATTTTGCTGGTGGTTGATGGACGCAAACCGGGAGTAGCGCGAGGCATGAGTTATGCCGAGCTGGCGCAGGAAATTTTGGCCCGCGGTGGTTCGGAGGCTTTGAATCTGGATGGCGGTGGCAGTTCGGTGCTGGCGGTGCGTGATCCGGATCAAAATACGTTCAGAATTCTCAATCAACCTTCGGATGGGCGCGAGCGGGCTGTGGCGAATGTGTTGGGCCTCAGCGTTTCGCCGCGCCCGAATCCGTAA
- a CDS encoding Gfo/Idh/MocA family oxidoreductase, translating into MKFARNQFSSPTAFNINRRQFLKSASALTALAALPSWGADALDLINGKPKRVGLIGAGWYGKSDLWRLMQVAPIEVVSICDPDKNLLAGAVEMASQRQKSKRKPRGYGDYREMLREKDLDVVLVGSPDHWHALHAIAAMEAGADVYCQKPISRDVREGEAMLDTARKHGRVVQIGTQRRSTPHLIDVKQQVVDAGLLGKIGLVEACCYYHMRANGNPPAQPVPDFLDYEMWTGPAPLRPYDRLPHRSWWRTFMEYGNGIMGDMCVHMLDAGRWLLDLGWPKAIHSTGGIFVQKEGKSNIADTQQAVFEFKEFNVAWQHRTWGSAPDPDYPWALFIYGEKGTLKVSVMRADFIPMDRNEKSLHFDCVYEREQYPEDLTEKDIELNAAPATRRHMLDFLAAIEKRSRPVADIEEGHISTASCILANLAMEQGRPVYYDPGQRVALGDAVVTKLLKREYRGPWQHPNLI; encoded by the coding sequence ATGAAATTCGCCCGGAATCAATTTTCATCCCCAACGGCGTTCAACATCAATCGCCGCCAGTTTCTCAAATCGGCTTCAGCGCTCACCGCGTTGGCCGCGCTGCCAAGTTGGGGCGCGGACGCGCTGGACTTGATCAACGGTAAACCCAAGCGCGTGGGATTAATTGGCGCGGGTTGGTACGGCAAAAGTGATTTGTGGCGACTGATGCAGGTCGCTCCCATTGAAGTGGTTTCCATTTGCGACCCGGACAAAAATCTGCTGGCGGGCGCGGTGGAGATGGCGAGTCAGCGGCAAAAGTCGAAACGCAAGCCGCGCGGTTATGGCGATTACCGCGAGATGCTGCGCGAAAAAGATTTGGACGTGGTGCTGGTCGGTTCGCCGGATCACTGGCACGCGCTGCATGCGATCGCCGCAATGGAAGCGGGCGCGGACGTTTATTGTCAAAAACCCATCAGCCGGGACGTGCGCGAGGGGGAAGCGATGCTGGACACGGCGCGCAAACATGGGCGGGTGGTGCAGATCGGCACCCAACGCAGAAGCACCCCGCATTTGATTGATGTAAAGCAGCAGGTGGTGGATGCCGGGCTGCTGGGCAAGATCGGCCTCGTCGAGGCGTGTTGTTATTATCACATGCGGGCCAATGGCAATCCGCCGGCGCAGCCCGTGCCGGATTTTCTGGATTACGAAATGTGGACCGGTCCGGCGCCGTTGCGCCCGTACGACCGGCTGCCGCATCGCAGTTGGTGGCGCACGTTCATGGAATACGGGAACGGCATTATGGGCGACATGTGCGTTCACATGCTGGACGCTGGTCGCTGGCTGCTGGATTTGGGTTGGCCAAAAGCCATTCATTCCACGGGCGGCATCTTCGTGCAGAAGGAAGGGAAATCCAACATCGCGGACACGCAACAGGCGGTGTTTGAATTCAAGGAGTTCAATGTCGCGTGGCAACACCGCACCTGGGGCAGCGCGCCGGATCCGGATTATCCGTGGGCGCTGTTTATTTATGGCGAAAAAGGCACGCTCAAGGTCAGCGTGATGCGCGCGGATTTTATTCCCATGGATCGGAATGAAAAATCGCTGCACTTCGATTGCGTGTACGAACGCGAGCAGTATCCCGAGGATTTAACCGAGAAGGATATTGAACTGAACGCCGCTCCGGCGACGCGGCGGCACATGCTGGATTTTCTTGCGGCCATTGAAAAACGCAGTCGTCCGGTGGCGGATATCGAGGAGGGACACATTTCGACCGCCAGTTGCATACTCGCCAACCTGGCCATGGAACAGGGACGACCGGTGTACTACGATCCGGGACAACGGGTGGCGTTGGGAGATGCCGTTGTCACCAAATTGCTGAAGCGCGAGTATCGTGGTCCGTGGCAACATCCGAATCTGATTTGA
- a CDS encoding type II toxin-antitoxin system ParD family antitoxin yields MATKTRNISLPPALDEFVERKVRGGQYGNASNVIQAGLRALAREEMGASLKRFNEIMADLPAEPITPEMEQAIVRAVRKSRAEEKAGR; encoded by the coding sequence ATGGCTACAAAAACCAGAAACATCTCCCTGCCCCCAGCGCTGGACGAATTCGTCGAGCGCAAAGTGAGGGGCGGACAATACGGAAACGCCAGCAACGTGATTCAAGCCGGGTTGCGGGCGTTGGCGCGGGAGGAAATGGGCGCGAGCCTCAAGCGGTTCAACGAAATCATGGCCGATCTGCCCGCTGAACCGATCACGCCGGAAATGGAGCAGGCCATCGTGCGCGCCGTGCGTAAGTCCCGGGCGGAAGAAAAGGCGGGGCGATGA
- a CDS encoding putative toxin-antitoxin system toxin component, PIN family → MIPAVFDCNIIIAGLGWSGNPRACLSLVTGQQVLLCVTPDIWAEYEKRVPEVLADKQPAADPQPFLVELVRIANFVSPAPLGKQRSRDAKDDRYLAGALAAGAKFVVTNDRDLLDLEKPFGVRMVTPIQFLLYVRGQTTG, encoded by the coding sequence ATGATTCCCGCCGTCTTTGATTGCAACATCATCATCGCGGGCCTCGGGTGGAGCGGCAACCCGCGCGCCTGCCTCAGTCTGGTTACGGGACAGCAAGTGCTGCTGTGCGTGACGCCGGACATTTGGGCCGAATACGAAAAACGAGTCCCCGAAGTGCTGGCGGACAAGCAACCTGCCGCCGACCCGCAACCGTTCTTGGTCGAGCTGGTCCGCATCGCGAATTTCGTCAGTCCAGCCCCGTTGGGCAAGCAACGCAGCCGGGACGCAAAAGACGATCGTTATCTGGCCGGCGCGCTGGCGGCGGGTGCGAAATTCGTCGTCACCAATGACCGGGACTTGTTGGACTTGGAAAAGCCGTTTGGCGTCCGTATGGTGACCCCGATTCAATTTCTGCTTTACGTCCGGGGACAAACCACAGGTTAA
- a CDS encoding RHS repeat protein, with the protein MKLLNQYTSRTVPGYLEVSGLVLGNNTITVNSSAPWRKGEFFRKELTVANGSVPVWQSISVAAPGETTVSGNVFVPKTPEAFTYDADGNLTQDGRWDYTWDAENRLVKLESRSGAPNGSKRKLEFAYDWRGRRIGKKVTNLDTSTVLSEEKFLYDGWNLIAKLNSSFALVQSYLWGLDLSGSMQGAGGVGGLLAVTDVSAGSHFASCF; encoded by the coding sequence ATGAAGTTATTGAACCAATACACCAGCCGTACCGTGCCGGGCTACCTTGAGGTCTCCGGGTTGGTGCTGGGCAACAACACGATTACCGTCAACAGTTCGGCGCCATGGCGCAAGGGTGAGTTCTTCCGCAAGGAACTAACGGTGGCCAACGGTTCCGTGCCGGTCTGGCAATCAATCAGTGTCGCCGCGCCGGGTGAGACCACGGTGAGCGGGAACGTGTTTGTGCCCAAGACGCCGGAAGCGTTCACGTATGATGCCGACGGGAATCTGACGCAGGATGGGCGATGGGATTACACGTGGGACGCGGAGAACCGGCTGGTGAAGCTGGAGAGTCGCAGCGGCGCGCCGAACGGCTCGAAACGGAAGCTGGAGTTTGCGTATGACTGGCGGGGACGGCGGATTGGGAAGAAAGTGACCAATCTGGACACGAGCACGGTGTTGTCCGAGGAGAAGTTTCTGTATGACGGCTGGAATCTGATTGCCAAGCTGAACAGTTCCTTTGCCCTCGTGCAATCTTATCTATGGGGACTGGATTTGAGCGGGTCAATGCAAGGGGCCGGAGGCGTGGGCGGGTTGTTGGCGGTGACGGATGTCAGCGCGGGTTCGCACTTCGCGTCATGCTTTTGA
- a CDS encoding RHS repeat-associated core domain-containing protein, translating into MSQLNQINSVAAPGETTVSGNVFVPKTPEAFTYDDDGNLTQDGRWDYTWDAENRLVKLESRSGAPNGSKRKLEFAYDWQGRRIGKKVTNLDTSTVLAEEKFLYDGWNLIAKLNSSFALVQSYLWGLDLSGSLQGAGGVGGLLAITDVSAGSHFCAYDGNGNVMALLKADGSGLTAQYEHGPFGEVLRATGVMAKTNPFRFSTKYQDDQSDYLYYGYRYYNASTGRWPNSDPIAEEGGVNLYGFVGNDPANTIDPLGQDFIAVGGLPVPTMPVLGIGVHMSLRYYKASCSDDPHEGVRFSPGSPPKGSQFADAVQLWTAWHSYRHFFYVRPKPTEPPQRTFVFVPISYIERASAATRLLVLYSDADNGRGSSEKGWKQIVAAASSYAYAEQADANGNVPTTLTHWPNSWYQLLGNNSNTFIRQMAKLIGRNPDAIGGGWIAGRTDPEPVSNPGWTPVYAPW; encoded by the coding sequence ATGAGTCAGTTGAACCAAATCAACAGCGTCGCCGCGCCGGGTGAGACCACGGTGAGCGGGAACGTGTTTGTGCCCAAGACGCCGGAAGCGTTCACGTATGACGATGACGGGAATCTGACGCAAGATGGGCGGTGGGATTACACGTGGGACGCGGAGAACCGGCTGGTGAAGCTCGAGAGCCGGAGCGGGGCGCCGAACGGCTCGAAGCGCAAGCTGGAGTTTGCGTATGACTGGCAGGGGCGGCGGATTGGGAAGAAGGTCACTAATCTGGACACGAGCACGGTGTTGGCCGAGGAGAAGTTTCTGTATGACGGCTGGAATCTGATTGCCAAGCTGAACAGTTCCTTTGCCCTCGTGCAATCCTATCTCTGGGGACTGGATTTGAGTGGCAGTTTGCAAGGGGCCGGGGGTGTGGGTGGATTGCTCGCGATCACCGATGTCAGCGCGGGTTCGCACTTCTGCGCGTATGATGGGAATGGGAATGTGATGGCCTTGCTAAAAGCTGATGGCTCAGGGCTGACCGCTCAATACGAGCATGGGCCGTTTGGGGAAGTCCTCCGCGCCACGGGCGTGATGGCTAAAACCAATCCGTTCCGATTCTCGACGAAGTATCAGGATGACCAGTCCGACTATCTTTACTACGGCTACAGATATTACAACGCAAGCACGGGGAGGTGGCCAAACAGTGACCCCATCGCCGAGGAAGGGGGCGTCAACCTGTATGGCTTCGTCGGGAATGATCCTGCAAATACGATTGACCCACTTGGACAGGACTTCATCGCTGTCGGCGGATTACCCGTGCCAACCATGCCTGTGTTGGGAATCGGGGTTCACATGTCACTTCGCTACTACAAAGCATCGTGCTCCGACGATCCCCATGAAGGAGTCAGGTTTTCGCCCGGCTCACCGCCAAAGGGTTCTCAATTCGCGGACGCTGTTCAATTGTGGACTGCGTGGCACTCGTATCGGCATTTCTTTTATGTTCGTCCGAAGCCAACTGAGCCACCGCAGCGCACATTCGTATTCGTCCCAATCAGCTACATTGAAAGAGCCTCGGCAGCGACTCGGTTGCTTGTCCTTTACTCGGACGCGGACAATGGTAGGGGAAGCAGCGAGAAAGGCTGGAAGCAGATTGTTGCCGCTGCGTCTAGTTACGCTTACGCGGAGCAAGCCGACGCGAATGGCAATGTCCCCACCACGCTAACGCATTGGCCGAACTCCTGGTATCAGTTGCTCGGGAACAATAGCAACACGTTCATCCGCCAGATGGCGAAACTGATTGGCAGAAACCCTGATGCAATTGGCGGCGGATGGATTGCGGGACGAACAGATCCAGAACCGGTATCAAATCCCGGTTGGACTCCTGTTTACGCGCCGTGGTGA
- the cdd gene encoding cytidine deaminase has product MPKPDRHALIQAAARARKFAVAPYSHFSVGAALLTRSGEIISGVNVESASYGLTCCAERVALFKALSEGKREFVAIAVVARTRGGATPCGACRQLLAEYAPRAKVYVADSHHLGRVREFKVADLLPAAFKAAALG; this is encoded by the coding sequence ATGCCCAAACCTGACCGACACGCCTTGATTCAAGCCGCGGCGCGGGCGCGGAAATTTGCCGTGGCCCCCTATTCCCATTTCTCGGTCGGCGCCGCCCTGTTGACGCGAAGCGGCGAAATCATCAGTGGCGTCAACGTCGAGAGCGCCAGTTATGGACTCACCTGTTGCGCGGAACGAGTCGCGTTATTCAAGGCGCTCTCCGAGGGGAAGCGCGAATTCGTCGCCATCGCGGTGGTCGCCCGAACCCGGGGCGGCGCCACGCCTTGTGGCGCGTGCCGTCAACTTCTCGCAGAATACGCGCCGCGCGCCAAAGTCTATGTGGCGGATAGCCACCACCTCGGTCGGGTGCGCGAGTTCAAGGTGGCCGACCTGCTGCCGGCCGCTTTCAAAGCGGCGGCGCTGGGTTAA
- a CDS encoding purine-nucleoside phosphorylase produces the protein MKPNPLVNPAVSAPAVRATANRLLKHCRLRPTLGLVLGSGFQSVLSEIFVVSRLPYAKLEGFPQTSVAGHAGELIIGTLGSTPVYVLNGRVHYYEGYALDRVTFAVRVLAAAGVRDLLLTNAAGAINRRFRPGDFMQLTDHINLMGANPLRGRPTPGFSRFVDLTQAYDPGLGKLLSRAARAAKVSLRQGVYLAVNGPSYETPAEIQAFARLGADAVGMSTVPETIVARQLGLRVAALSCLTNLGAGLSRQPLSHQDVLKTAERVKATGARLLLEFGKGYAQT, from the coding sequence ATGAAACCGAATCCACTTGTAAATCCTGCGGTGTCCGCCCCGGCGGTTCGGGCCACGGCCAACCGTTTGCTCAAGCATTGCCGCCTGCGCCCGACGCTCGGACTGGTCCTGGGCAGCGGTTTTCAATCGGTGCTGTCCGAAATTTTCGTCGTCAGTCGCCTGCCTTACGCGAAGCTGGAGGGCTTTCCGCAAACCAGCGTGGCGGGCCATGCGGGAGAACTGATCATCGGCACGCTCGGTTCGACGCCGGTTTATGTGTTGAACGGACGCGTGCATTATTATGAAGGGTACGCGCTGGATCGCGTGACGTTCGCGGTGCGCGTGCTGGCGGCCGCCGGAGTGCGGGATTTGTTGCTGACCAATGCCGCCGGCGCGATCAACCGACGCTTTCGTCCCGGTGATTTCATGCAATTGACGGATCACATCAATCTGATGGGAGCGAATCCGTTGCGGGGCCGTCCCACTCCCGGTTTTTCGCGGTTCGTGGATTTGACCCAGGCCTACGATCCGGGATTGGGCAAGCTGCTGTCCCGCGCGGCGCGCGCGGCTAAAGTATCGCTTCGTCAGGGGGTTTATCTCGCGGTGAATGGTCCGAGTTATGAAACCCCTGCGGAGATTCAAGCCTTTGCCCGGCTGGGAGCGGACGCCGTCGGGATGAGTACCGTGCCGGAAACCATCGTGGCGCGGCAACTCGGCCTGCGCGTGGCGGCGCTTTCCTGTCTCACCAACCTTGGCGCGGGGTTGAGTCGCCAACCGCTCTCGCACCAGGACGTGCTCAAAACGGCGGAACGGGTTAAAGCCACCGGCGCCCGCCTGCTGCTCGAATTCGGCAAAGGGTATGCCCAAACCTGA
- a CDS encoding PAS domain S-box protein, producing the protein MNHIAIHPGGETERTKTTAMYPQTRILTGRWRFVLGAISITSLLIVAEARLGQPASPVRWIGFGLIGLLLTTAAAWWLWRYFTRQLGEELKQRDKSFQELLVNTSDLILVTDNQGGIKYVSPSVTQITGHATPQLVGNSLYKFVHSGDLPGVQSVLEKLTLSCGQPLHLEFRLRHANGNWQSLQAVGHSFFIWGAQQFIALNARDQTETRKLQEELQRTRTQVGSGQSVRSAAHDINNTLAVIQMRLDLLKQSNLPPTTLQESLDAIEKASRRAANLTRQLLTPNQPPKL; encoded by the coding sequence ATGAACCATATCGCAATCCACCCAGGCGGCGAAACCGAACGAACCAAGACCACAGCCATGTATCCGCAAACCAGAATCCTGACGGGGCGCTGGCGTTTCGTCCTCGGAGCGATCAGCATCACGAGTCTGCTGATCGTGGCGGAAGCGCGGCTGGGCCAACCAGCTTCGCCAGTCCGGTGGATCGGCTTCGGATTGATCGGGCTGTTACTCACGACGGCGGCGGCGTGGTGGCTGTGGCGATATTTCACGCGGCAACTCGGGGAAGAACTGAAGCAACGCGACAAATCCTTCCAGGAACTTTTGGTTAACACATCGGATTTGATCCTCGTGACCGATAATCAGGGCGGCATTAAATATGTCAGTCCCTCGGTTACGCAAATCACCGGTCACGCAACACCACAACTGGTCGGGAACAGCCTCTACAAGTTTGTTCACAGCGGCGATCTGCCCGGCGTTCAATCCGTCCTCGAAAAGCTCACGCTGAGCTGCGGCCAACCGCTTCACCTGGAATTTCGGTTGCGTCATGCGAACGGCAATTGGCAGTCGCTCCAGGCGGTGGGGCACAGCTTTTTCATTTGGGGCGCGCAGCAGTTCATCGCCCTCAATGCGCGCGATCAGACTGAAACCCGCAAACTGCAGGAGGAACTTCAGCGGACGCGAACTCAGGTCGGCTCCGGTCAATCCGTGCGCAGCGCGGCCCACGACATCAACAACACCCTGGCCGTCATCCAAATGCGGCTGGACTTGCTCAAGCAGAGCAACCTGCCTCCGACAACTCTACAGGAATCCCTCGACGCCATCGAGAAGGCCAGCCGCCGCGCCGCCAACCTGACGCGGCAGTTGTTGACGCCCAACCAACCCCCCAAACTCTGA